TCTTTGTCCCAAAACTTGTTTTTTAAAAATTCAAACGCATGAAAAGCCAGCTCTTTGCATTTTTCATTTTTCAGTACATTGTAACATGCTGAGAAAAACCACAATATCCTCGAATTCAAAATACAACCTTTTTGAGCTTTTCTGTGAATGTTAAGATTAAAGTCCATATATCCATAGTAGCCACCAAATTCGTCGTCCTTTAAACTTTGCCAAAATGGTACAATCTTTTCTTCAAGATGTGCTTTTAAATCTTCCTTAAACTTTGTAATATCCATTTTTTACCAGCTCACTTAAAAGTTTAGTAAATAGGTTACTTAATCGTTCACTTTATATTTCTATATTAATTGTTTTTTTATATTCTGTCAATTGTTTTTTTTAAAAAAGGGCTCATCCAAAGCTGTAGCTGGATAAGCCCTTGAAAACTTTTATTTATTATTTATATTTCGAAAGTCCTACTTGAAAAGAAAGGTCAAAACTGCTTTGAGAAGTTCCTGGAAGTTATTATCTAAAAGCCCATCTTCTCTGTGAGCAGGTGTAAGTGTAACCACTTTACCCTTGCCAAAATTGTGCCACCATCCTGCAATTGAACTGCCATCCTCTGATTCAGAGTAAAGATAGATGTTAGTATTTTCTTTGTTGCAAAAAACAAAATAGTGTTCATCCACAATTGTGAAGTCAAACCCTTTGCTGCCAAGAACAACTTTTTGGAAAGAGTGATATCTTACAGGTTTGTGCTTCTCTGGATGAAACTTAAAATACCCTCTCACAAGTTGGCAAAACTCCCCTTCTTCAGGGTATGAGGCAAGCCCTGAGTGCCATACAAAAAGCCTTCCACCGCCTTCAACATACTCTTTTATTCTATTTTCCACCTTCTCTGTCATCCAGCACTTTACAATTTCGTCTTGTGGATTTACCCTGTTTTCTGCAGAGATTACAATTGCATCTGGATTTTGAGAAAGAAACTCCTCAAAGTTTTCAATTGATGCATCTATTATCTCGCAGTTATCTAAAGCAGTACTTGTGGCTTGCTGTAAGGCTTTGAGCAGGTTGTCATGACTGTGGTAAAAATCTCCAAGTAAGGCTAAGATTTTTTTCATAATTATTTCTCCCCACTTCCCTCAATAAATATTTTAAAAGTTTTCTAAAAGTTCCAAGATAAATTTGAGCTTATTGGTACTTTCCATGTAAGCATATCTTCCACCTGTGTAATCCCCTTTTTGAACAACTTCAATTCCTTCTTTTTTAAGATTTTCAATCTTCTCATCCATGTTCTTCACAAATACACCAATATGGTGAATACCCTCACCGTGAGTATCCAAAAACTCTCTCCATGTAGAAGGATTCTCATCTGGCTCAATCAGCTCAATCTCTATGTTTTTGAAGTTTCTGAAAAATGCAAGTTTTGCTCTGGCATTTGTAGGCTTTCCTCTATACTCTGTGTGAGTTTTCTCATACTCTTCGGTTTCGATAATCTGTGGAACCTCAACTCCAAAAAACTGTGCAAAGTCTTTTGCTGTCTTTTCAATGTCTTTAACAATTATTCCTATCTGGACAACAACATCTGTTCCCAAAATCTCGTTCGCCACCTTTTATGCCTCCTTTGAAATTGTTTACATGACAATATTGTATCTCACTTTGTTAAGTTATGGGTATACAAATTTCTGCTTTGTTTTTGCACATTTTCGATAAAACAGCTCTCAATATTTTGTAAGTTTAATCTGATCCCAGTTCATTGAAATAACTACATAAAAGAGGTAAAATAATCTTGTAGGTAGGGCATGTAAGTTTAAATAAAACATAGTAAGGTCAAAATTTTAATAAAAAGATTTAAAAAGAGGGTAGGAATGAGAAATGGAGATAGCCAACGTTGCAAGAAGGATTATCCAAAACATATCAAAGGTGATTGTGGGAAAAGAAGCTCAAATTGAGCTTGTAATAACATCTCTCTTTGCCGGTGGGCATGTTCTTTTAGAGGACGTCCCGGGCACAGGAAAAACAATGCTATCAAAGGCTCTTGCAAAATCTATAAATTGCAGTTTCAAAAGAATTCAGTTCACGCCAGACCTTCTGCCATCAGATCTGACAGGTATATACTACTTCAACATGAAAACACAAGAGTTTGAGTTCAGACCAGGTCCAATTTTCACAAATATACTGCTGGCTGATGAAATAAATAGGGCAACGCCAAGAACACAGTCAAGTCTTCTTGAATGCATGGAAGAAAGACAGGTGACAATTGACGGTATCACACATAAGTTAGAAGACCCATTTTTTGTTATTGCTACTCAAAACCCTATTGAAATTCAGGGAACATATCCTCTCCCTGAGGCGCAGCTTGACAGGTTTTTGATAAAGCTCAGTTTAGGATATACAAACAAAGAAGAGACTATAAAGATGCTCACAAGGTTCAGAGAAAAAAATCCTCTTGATGAGATCGAACCTGTGGTAGCAAAGGATGAGGTAATAAAGATTCAGGAAAAGATAAAAGAGGTGTATGTAAACGAAGATATTCTATCTTATATATACGAAATTTGTCAAAGCACAAGAGAACACGAAATGGTTCAGCTTCCTGCAAGCAACAGAAGCTTCATTGCTCTTATGCGTGCATCTCAAAGCCTTGCCGCTGTCCGAGGCTACGATTTTGTTCTTCCTGATTTTGTCAAGTACTTAGCTCCTTTTGTCCTCAGCCACAGGATTCTTCTCAAAAATCAATATATAATCAAAAACACAAAGTCGTCAGATGTGATAAACGAGATACTTGAAAAGGTACCAGTGCCAAGTGAGAATTTCGCTTTTTGAAAACATTTAGTTGTTATATTTATTTGCACAATGAATAAGCATACTATCCTTGCAACATCACATCAAAAGCTAAATAATACTCTATTCGCCTCTTGCTTCAAATTTTCTCACTTCAGGCTAATAATATCAACCAAAGAAAGATTTATCAAAAACCTCAACAGGAGTTGTTATTACATAATCCTCTTCCCTCACAACACCATCCCTGCTGCCTACCTGCCCAAAATAGTTAAATCCCCAGCCCCAGATACTCCCATCTTCCTTAACTGCTACTGTGTGCCAGCCTCCTCCTGATATCGATACAACTCCTTCTATCCCCTTCACTCTAACAGGAAAAACCTTGCTCACTACAGTCCCATCTCCAAGCTGTCCTCTCCTGTTCATACCCCATGCCCACACACTGCCATCTCCTTTCACCACCAGTGCATGCTTATACCCAGCCGCTATCATCCTCACATCTTCCAATAACTCTCTCTCAATAAGCACAGGGAAGGGAGTTAAAATAAAATTGTGTCCACTGTATAATTAGTATTGAAATAATCACCAAAGGGGGTTCACGATTATGGAGAAAAATGAAATTTTTGAGACCGCTAAAAATATGGCTATCGAACAAGTGCTAAATATGTATTGCTCCAAGGATGATCCTACTCGCCCAGCTCTAAAACAGCTAAAAGTAAAACTTGCTCGATTGCTTTATGTTATCAGAAAGAACTGTTTACCTTGCTAAAAACGAAAACGACAAAGGCAATGGCTTCTATGAGAGAAAACTTGCAACACCTGCTATGTAGTTTGAAATCTCTGTCCCTCGCACACGCCCTTAGAATTTCCGACCTTCTATCCTCTTCTTTCCGCTACAAAAGAGTTGATAGTTTATCTACTTCCCTGCTTATGTCGCAAGTACATCAATGGTCATTCTTGAGCGTTCCCTTGTCCAGACTTTGAAAGCTTTGAATCTTCCATATTCCGAAAATGAAATACTAAAAATCAAAGAAGACCTTAAAAATGAGCTTCAGTTATTCAAACAAAGAGAACTACCAACAAGTGCTTTTGCTCTCATCATCGATGGTTATCATTGTGAAGTTAAGGATAATTCTAAGGTTAAACAAGCTACTTGTTATGTTGTCCTCGGTATCGACTCAAGAAAGGTAAAAAAGACATTTTCGGTGTCTACACTTTCTTCGGCAAAGAAAATAAGGCTGATTGGATGAAAGTTTTTGAAGACTTAATTACAAGAGGGCTAAAAGAGATTCTAATTGTCATAAGTGATGACTTTCCTGGTATTATAGATGTTGCCAAACTTGTTTATCCTCTTGCTGACCTTGAGCTTGCTTTTGTCCACCTCCAATGAAATAGCAGAAAACATATGACAAAAGAGGATGCTTCAGCTTTTAACAAGAGTTTAGACAGACTTAGAATTTCTTCCTCCGATTTTGACGAAGCTGTACTGAAATTTAAAGAACTTTGTAATGGATACCTTTCAAAATATCCTCGATTTATTAAAGCAATATCAGAAAAAGCAGAGTTTTATCTTGCCCATATGAAATACCCTGAGGAATTAAGGAAGCATATCTACACCACAAACGCCGTTGAAAGTGTAAATAGCATGATTGAAAAGATTAGAGTAAATTCAGGTGGATACTTTCAGTCTGTTGAAGTCTTAGAAATTAATATTTACTTACAGCGGGAGAACTTACGCCGTACAAAATGGAAAAATGGAGTTCCCAGCATTAGAAAATGCATTAACAACATAACCCAACTCTATAATTTGCATTAAAAATTGGAAACACAAAATTCTTGACAAGTCTCTTGCCCTTGATAAGCCAAATTCACATCCATCCACTGTTGTTAAATCTAACTCATCTTCAATCCTGTACACAGACCTAATCTTTTCAAAAACTCTTCCCACAGATGTTTTCAAGTAGTCCTTTATTGTTTCCACTACCTCAACAACTTTGAGAGCTGCTTCACGAGATAGTATCTTGAATTTTTCAAGCTTATTTACCTTAACAGCTAAACTGTCCATTTTTTCAATAAGCGCAGGGTCAATACCTCTTGCCATAGCTTTTACTGCACTATCACCATAATTGTTGATCACCCTCGCAGCATCTGGACCATACCTCTTTATAGCCTCAATCGCATCAGGACCGTATCTTGCTGCAACTTCAGCAACTTCATCTCCAAATTGTTCAGCTATCTGGGCTATCTCATCCAGTTGATTTTTTACCGTCTTGAATAACGTCATAATACCCGATACTAAATATTCAATTACCTTAAATACTCCAAATGTAGCAATATTTAGTATCAACTCGCCAAACAGTTGGCTTGCATATTCATAATCTCTTGTCTCCCAGTACAAAATTATTGTTTCTAACGTCATAATGAGATTGATTGTGCTGATTACAAACAATGAATAGAATATAATTGCTAAAAGCGGATTGGTTGCAGCAATTAAAGCACAAGATATTTGCAGTACATCAAATATAGCCCAAGCAAGTGTAGTTAAACTAACCAGCGCAACCATAACATCAATAGCTGCAGAACCACCTGCAAGCCCTCCGCTTATCATGTATCCTGCTGCGCCAGTTTCCGGATCTAAAACTATATAACCTGCTCCCTGCCAGTTGTAGTACCTTATCTCTTTTTGCGGTATTATTACTATCTTCCCGCTGTTAACAGCATTGGTGATATCTGTTTTAACATGCTCGGAAACATCCAGTTCATTTATTCTGTCAATGTTATCCTTGCCTATAGTATATATAGGTATCCATCTATTGCTTGCTTCTGCATGTTTTTAGATTTAATAAATATGCGTAGGTAATACTCAAATCAAATATGATTTCAAATGACTAAGATACTGCTTTCAACTGACCTTGGAAAAAAACACTTTGATATTGACCTTTACAGAAAAAGCCTGATATCTTATAAACAAAAAGCTGTCTACCATTGTGGCAGATAGCTTTTGCAGGTTCTTGAACCTTTTGTCTACATCCCCTGCTCCTTCTTTTTTAAAAAAGCTACTAGTTTCTTATCCTCTACAATTACATGGTTCTCTAACCACTCTTCAATAATCCCTCTTATCTTCATAACAGCAGCTACTAACTCTCCTTCCTTTCCTGCTTCCTCTCGATACTTTTTATATTTTTCAAGAAAGCTGTCGTGTTCTCTCTTGTGTGAAAAATAGGGCGGATACAAATACTCCTTCATGCGATATTCTTGACGTGAAAAACTAATAGCTAATTCATTCCCCAAAAAGCGTAGCTCTTCTAAAACATCTTTTTGACTTTCAGGCTGTTCATAGGCATGTAAAATTTTATTCATTCTCTCAACAATTTTTTTGATATCCTCGTCTAAATCTTTATTGCCTAAAGTATACTGTTCTTTCCATTCTATCTGCGACACTTCCAATCACCCTCTCTCTAATATTTCTTTTTCGGTATTATTTCTCTCAGCAACTTTTTTAAAAATATTATACTGCAAAAAAATATAAACCCAATTTTGCTCAACTCTCTTTTACCAACACAAACCTGCAAAACTGTAGCTATTTCGCATTATCAACCAAAGAAAGATTTATCAAAAACCTCAACAGGAGTTGTTATTACATAATCCTCTTCCCTCACAACACCATCCCTGCTGCCTACCTGCCCAAAATAGTTAAATCCCCAGCCCCAGATACTCCCATCTTCCTTAACTGCTACTGTGTGCCAGCCTCCTCCTGATATCGATACAACTCCTTCTATCCCCCTCACTCTAACAGGAAAAACCTTGCTCACTACAGTCCCATCTCCAAGCTGTCCTCTCCTGTTCATACCCCATGCCCACACACTGCCATCTCCTTTCACCACCAGTGCATGCTTATACCCAGCCGCTATCATCCTCACATCTTCCAATAACTCTCTCTCAATAAGCACAGGGAAAATACGTTTATTCTCTCTCCACAAATCATACTCAAAAACTCCCCATGTCAACACTCTGCCATCTTGCCTCAACGCCACCGCATGATTCTCACCCAATGCTATCGCCACTATGTCTTCTAACTTATCTATTATAATAAACTTTCTTTTGTCCCATAAATCTATATCACCACATAGATATTTGTACCGTTTTTCCCCCCATGCTACTATCCTGCCGTCCTTCCTCAATGCAAAAACTAAATATCTGTTCGTCGCTATCGATACTATCTCACCCAAACCCTCTACCTTCAGCGGAACCTCACAATGGGTTACTATCTCGTTTAAACCCAATACTCCATCACTATTAAACCCCCAAACCCAAATTGTCCCATCTCTTTTCAATGCCAAAGAATGCCCCTCTGCCGCAGCTACCATCACTACATCTTTCAAGCCTTTTACTTGCACAGGAACTAACTTGCTCTCCCTCGTCCCATCTCCAAGCTGCCCGCCTTCATTCCTGCCCCAAGCCCATACTGTCCCGTCTCTCCTCAGCGCAAGATTATGGTCTTTCCCCGCTGATACCATCACTATATCCTCTAATCCTTTTACTCGCACAGGAGTGGCAAAAATGCCACCCTTCTCACCTATCCCTAACTCCCCATTCCAGTTCGAACCCCATGCCCATACACTACCATCACTTAATACCGCAAGCGTATAATTATCTCCACATGAAACCTGCACTGCCTTCCTCATCCCCACAATCACCTTCCTATTTAATCCTGTGTTTTTATCTGCCTCATCTTCTTTTATTATTCCTGCTAACGCTCAGTAAACCAATTTATGCTCAGAACCATCTTCATTGTAGTATGAACTCTTTCTTCTTCCCACCCAATTAATCCACATTGGATTTCCATTTTCGTAATATCTTGCTGTATAAAACTTATATTTGTACTTTTCCCTTTCTTCTTCACTCAAAGGTGGCAATCTATAAAATGTTTCTTTTACCCTGCCATCTTCATAATACCACGTCAGGTAAGGCTTTTCTTGCACAGGCCACTTACCTTCAATGCAATATTCCACTGCCTTTTCCTGACCGTGTTTGTACCACCACACTGCCGCAGGCCCATCTTCTCTGTGCAGTTTACCCCCCTTGAAATACTCCTCAAATTCCTTCACTCCATTGTCATAATACCACACATTCGCTGGTCCTCCTTCCCTGTGCCTCTTGCCTTCTTTAAAATACGTCTCTCCTCTTATCCTACCATCTCTGAAATAACATATATACCCAGGTCCTCCTTCCCTGTGATGCTTGCCTTCAATGTAATACTCCTCTATCTTCTTCGCTCCATCCTCGTAATACACTACTCTCGCAGGTCCATCTTCCCTGTGAAGCTTACCTTCCCTGTAATAGCACTCCTCCTTAACTTTCCCACTCTCGTAATACTCAATCTTCGCTGGCCCTCCTTCCCTGTGAACCTTCCCATCAACATAATACACCTTCGCAACAACATCTCCTCTGTATGAATATCTTATATACGCAGGTCCGTCTTCCCTGTGAACCTTCCCTCCTCGATAATATATCTCTATCTCCTTCTTCCCATTGTCGTAATATTTCACATACGCAGGTCCATCCCCCCTGTGCTCTTTGCCCTTGCTGTAATATATCTCATACTTCAATCTGCCATCTGCATAATACCCCCTCTCAACTCCATCCTTCTCCTTCTCCGCTTCTGCCTCTTCACCCCCTTTCTTCTCTTCATCCTCTCCCATCCTGTCCAAATATCTGCTGTAGCCGTCCTTAACTTCCCAAACCTCTATTACCTCATCCAAATCAAGCACATCTATCGTCTTTACAAAATCCCTGTTATCTGGTCCTGCATTCTCACTTATGTCTAAAAAACCATATCCCTCATTTCCTTTCACAGATTCTATTTGTATCTCATTCACAGAAGATGTAACTAACCAAAAACAGTATTTTTGAACCCAGTATCCCTTGTATCTTATTTGCCACTTCCTTTCATACACAGCTGTCACATCATCCACTAACACTACCTTCTCATAAATCCCTCTCTCCCCTTCCACCGGTCTAAATCCTCTCAACTTAACGTCTTCTTCATCTGTCGATATTAATCTGTATCCTTTCAAAATGTAAGTCCCCGGGATATAGCAATTTTCATAACAATATTCTTTGCCTCTGTAAACACAGACTTTCTCACATCCATACAACATCCTAAATAGCATCAGTATCGCCTCCTTACTCCTCAAAATGTATAAATCTTTTTTCTGCTTCAGAATATCTTGCTATCACTTTCATATTCTTATTTCCTCTCATTTCTATCAAAAATGCACCATCTTTTAAACTTAGGGGATTTTCAAACTGAACAAAATACTCCGGTATTGCCTTGTCTTTCATTTGATTCATTACCCCATCGGTTATATACTCATCGTCTCCAGCACCTGTTGCTGTAAATCCAGTCCCTGTGAATGGTTTGGAAAGATACCTTTTCGCTAACTCTTCATCCTCCTCAAATAAAATAAAATGTTCTTTGCGAATACCCAAATTAGCAAGCTCCTCATCCGAAATGTCTTCAAACATATTTTTGCTAACTGGAATTTTTATCTTGTCTACGTCCTTCGTTTTAAATATCACAATATAGCATGATACTTTATTTTCGGACACATCATTTCGTTTCGGAAATGGTGAATTTTTATAATCTAACCTTAAACTTGCTACAATTTCCTCATAAGTTCGAGCGTATTTAAGATCAACTGCACGCGCTATAAATCCTTTTACATATGGACTCTCCCCACGTAAATAGTATTTTTCTACATCTTCCTGAGGGTTTAGCACTTTTACTAATACTGTATTCTCATCTGGTTGTGGTATATCACCTCTTATTTTTAACAATGCTTTCCTTTCTTTAATAGAAAGTTCTTTTTTATTTTCAGGTAATTTTGGATTGTCATGAACAACTGATGATTTATACTCCACAAACTCATCTTTAGAAATTTTTATCTCATCTTCAAGATTTTTTAGAACATCATCCAATTCGTCGCTAAAACATTTTCTTGCTGTGTCAAGTGAAGCAATACCTTCTTCTATACATTTTTCGTATTGCTGCTGCGCCTCTGAAATAATTTTAGTCTCCTCAGGTGTGCAGTCATTATGCACAAGCAATCCAGAGCTTCCAACAAAGTAAGTATGATAATCTTCTATGTTGAGATTATAAATTTTTACAGGTGCGCTTAACTTCTCAACTTCTACTTCATATACTACTTTCATTATACCATCTTGTGTTACTATTTTGTCACCACTTTTTATATCCTCAGCTGCTTCCCACCAGCCCGAATCTGTAAAGAATAAGTGCGATTTCGTAGTTTTTACTTCATCATCTCCAACTTTGATATGAACAATCTCTTCCGCACTC
The sequence above is drawn from the Caldicellulosiruptor bescii DSM 6725 genome and encodes:
- a CDS encoding ThuA domain-containing protein is translated as MKKILALLGDFYHSHDNLLKALQQATSTALDNCEIIDASIENFEEFLSQNPDAIVISAENRVNPQDEIVKCWMTEKVENRIKEYVEGGGRLFVWHSGLASYPEEGEFCQLVRGYFKFHPEKHKPVRYHSFQKVVLGSKGFDFTIVDEHYFVFCNKENTNIYLYSESEDGSSIAGWWHNFGKGKVVTLTPAHREDGLLDNNFQELLKAVLTFLFK
- a CDS encoding VOC family protein, with amino-acid sequence MANEILGTDVVVQIGIIVKDIEKTAKDFAQFFGVEVPQIIETEEYEKTHTEYRGKPTNARAKLAFFRNFKNIEIELIEPDENPSTWREFLDTHGEGIHHIGVFVKNMDEKIENLKKEGIEVVQKGDYTGGRYAYMESTNKLKFILELLENF
- a CDS encoding AAA family ATPase, with protein sequence MEIANVARRIIQNISKVIVGKEAQIELVITSLFAGGHVLLEDVPGTGKTMLSKALAKSINCSFKRIQFTPDLLPSDLTGIYYFNMKTQEFEFRPGPIFTNILLADEINRATPRTQSSLLECMEERQVTIDGITHKLEDPFFVIATQNPIEIQGTYPLPEAQLDRFLIKLSLGYTNKEETIKMLTRFREKNPLDEIEPVVAKDEVIKIQEKIKEVYVNEDILSYIYEICQSTREHEMVQLPASNRSFIALMRASQSLAAVRGYDFVLPDFVKYLAPFVLSHRILLKNQYIIKNTKSSDVINEILEKVPVPSENFAF
- a CDS encoding RCC1 domain-containing protein; the encoded protein is MRMIAAGYKHALVVKGDGSVWAWGMNRRGQLGDGTVVSKVFPVRVKGIEGVVSISGGGWHTVAVKEDGSIWGWGFNYFGQVGSRDGVVREEDYVITTPVEVFDKSFFG
- a CDS encoding bacteriohemerythrin, whose amino-acid sequence is MSQIEWKEQYTLGNKDLDEDIKKIVERMNKILHAYEQPESQKDVLEELRFLGNELAISFSRQEYRMKEYLYPPYFSHKREHDSFLEKYKKYREEAGKEGELVAAVMKIRGIIEEWLENHVIVEDKKLVAFLKKKEQGM
- a CDS encoding RCC1 domain-containing protein, giving the protein MRKAVQVSCGDNYTLAVLSDGSVWAWGSNWNGELGIGEKGGIFATPVRVKGLEDIVMVSAGKDHNLALRRDGTVWAWGRNEGGQLGDGTRESKLVPVQVKGLKDVVMVAAAEGHSLALKRDGTIWVWGFNSDGVLGLNEIVTHCEVPLKVEGLGEIVSIATNRYLVFALRKDGRIVAWGEKRYKYLCGDIDLWDKRKFIIIDKLEDIVAIALGENHAVALRQDGRVLTWGVFEYDLWRENKRIFPVLIERELLEDVRMIAAGYKHALVVKGDGSVWAWGMNRRGQLGDGTVVSKVFPVRVRGIEGVVSISGGGWHTVAVKEDGSIWGWGFNYFGQVGSRDGVVREEDYVITTPVEVFDKSFFG
- a CDS encoding toxin-antitoxin system YwqK family antitoxin codes for the protein MLFRMLYGCEKVCVYRGKEYCYENCYIPGTYILKGYRLISTDEEDVKLRGFRPVEGERGIYEKVVLVDDVTAVYERKWQIRYKGYWVQKYCFWLVTSSVNEIQIESVKGNEGYGFLDISENAGPDNRDFVKTIDVLDLDEVIEVWEVKDGYSRYLDRMGEDEEKKGGEEAEAEKEKDGVERGYYADGRLKYEIYYSKGKEHRGDGPAYVKYYDNGKKEIEIYYRGGKVHREDGPAYIRYSYRGDVVAKVYYVDGKVHREGGPAKIEYYESGKVKEECYYREGKLHREDGPARVVYYEDGAKKIEEYYIEGKHHREGGPGYICYFRDGRIRGETYFKEGKRHREGGPANVWYYDNGVKEFEEYFKGGKLHREDGPAAVWWYKHGQEKAVEYCIEGKWPVQEKPYLTWYYEDGRVKETFYRLPPLSEEEREKYKYKFYTARYYENGNPMWINWVGRRKSSYYNEDGSEHKLVY
- a CDS encoding polymorphic toxin-type HINT domain-containing protein, with the translated sequence MISGGLAGGSAAIDVMVALVSLTTLAWAIFDVLQISCALIAATNPLLAIIFYSLFVISTINLIMTLETIILYWETRDYEYASQLFGELILNIATFGVFKVIEYLVPGIMTLFKTVKNQLDEIAQIAEQFGDEVAEVAARYGPDAIEAIKRYGPDAARVINNYGDSAVKAMARGIDPALIEKMDSLAVKVNKLEKFKILSREAALKVVEVVETIKDYLKTSVGRVFEKIRSVYRIEDELDLTTVDGCEFGLSRAKLKKKLIEEGMSEDSAEESLKFLEEGCFTGDTIVITKEGKKRIDEIKIGDFVFAKDVNTGKTAYKKVKQIYVKSAEEIVHIKVGDDEVKTTKSHLFFTDSGWWEAAEDIKSGDKIVTQDGIMKVVYEVEVEKLSAPVKIYNLNIEDYHTYFVGSSGLLVHNDCTPEETKIISEAQQQYEKCIEEGIASLDTARKCFSDELDDVLKNLEDEIKISKDEFVEYKSSVVHDNPKLPENKKELSIKERKALLKIRGDIPQPDENTVLVKVLNPQEDVEKYYLRGESPYVKGFIARAVDLKYARTYEEIVASLRLDYKNSPFPKRNDVSENKVSCYIVIFKTKDVDKIKIPVSKNMFEDISDEELANLGIRKEHFILFEEDEELAKRYLSKPFTGTGFTATGAGDDEYITDGVMNQMKDKAIPEYFVQFENPLSLKDGAFLIEMRGNKNMKVIARYSEAEKRFIHFEE